From one Microbulbifer sp. A4B17 genomic stretch:
- a CDS encoding MBL fold metallo-hydrolase: MAQEEHCARVQPFLDRDTETWSYVVYDREGGSAAIVDSVLNFDAASGRTSSRGAEELVSFIQEKDLTLEWILETHAHADHLSAAPFLRQQLGGRIGIGEQICQVQKIFRDVFNLEREFLADGSQFDHLFKDGETFQVGKLTAKVIYSPGHTPADMAWLIGDALFVGDTLFMPDVGSARCDFPGGDASELYRSVRKILSLPDQTRMFMCHDYPPKGRRGYQCETSVGEQRRENIHLRDGVAEEDFVAVRRKRDATLSVPRLIVPSVQVNIRAGQMPPAESNGTIYLKVPLNQL, encoded by the coding sequence GTGGCTCAAGAAGAACACTGTGCCCGGGTGCAGCCGTTCCTGGATCGGGATACAGAAACCTGGAGCTATGTGGTGTACGACAGGGAAGGGGGCTCAGCCGCTATTGTGGATTCTGTGCTGAATTTTGATGCAGCCTCAGGCCGTACCAGTAGCCGAGGTGCTGAGGAGCTGGTTTCATTTATTCAAGAGAAAGACCTGACTCTAGAGTGGATACTGGAGACCCATGCTCATGCTGACCACTTATCGGCGGCACCATTTTTACGGCAGCAACTTGGTGGGCGTATTGGGATCGGTGAACAGATTTGCCAGGTGCAGAAAATCTTTCGCGATGTATTTAACCTTGAGAGGGAGTTCCTGGCAGATGGTAGTCAGTTTGATCATCTTTTTAAGGATGGTGAAACTTTCCAAGTGGGGAAGTTGACAGCGAAAGTGATTTACAGCCCCGGCCACACCCCCGCAGATATGGCCTGGCTAATCGGCGATGCGCTTTTTGTTGGCGATACTTTATTTATGCCGGATGTTGGTAGTGCGCGATGTGACTTTCCCGGTGGGGATGCATCGGAATTGTATCGTTCGGTGCGTAAGATCTTATCCCTTCCCGATCAAACCCGTATGTTTATGTGTCATGACTACCCGCCTAAAGGTAGGCGGGGCTATCAGTGCGAAACCAGTGTTGGTGAACAGCGTAGAGAAAATATCCACTTGCGCGATGGTGTTGCCGAGGAGGATTTCGTTGCGGTACGTCGAAAGCGTGATGCAACTCTATCGGTGCCAAGACTGATTGTTCCTTCCGTACAGGTAAATATTCGGGCAGGGCAAATGCCACCGGCAGAATCCAATGGTACGATTTACTTAAAAGTGCCGCTGAACCAGCTCTAA
- a CDS encoding metalloregulator ArsR/SmtB family transcription factor yields MPDTEHLDLNKMRDSAGQAAAMLRSLANQDRLLLLCQLSQEELNVGELEERLGIHQPSLSQQLGVLRREGLVETRREGKNVYYRVADPRVLALLQTLYQLYCAE; encoded by the coding sequence ATGCCCGATACTGAACATCTCGATCTCAATAAAATGCGTGATTCTGCCGGCCAGGCTGCAGCAATGCTCCGCTCCCTGGCCAATCAGGACCGCTTGCTACTTCTATGCCAGCTCAGCCAGGAAGAGCTAAATGTAGGCGAATTGGAAGAGCGCCTGGGTATTCATCAGCCAAGCCTGTCCCAGCAACTGGGAGTCCTCCGCCGCGAAGGCTTGGTCGAAACACGCCGAGAGGGAAAAAATGTCTACTACCGGGTTGCGGACCCGCGGGTACTCGCCCTGTTGCAAACCCTTTACCAACTCTACTGTGCGGAGTAA
- a CDS encoding YeeE/YedE family protein, with product MTIDWTAFTPGSALAGGLLIGLASAALLAFNGRIAGISGIIGGLLDQTQGSLWRLAFIGGLLISPLAWKIFAVVPDIDIQAAYPTLIAAGLLVGLGTRMASGCTSGHGVCGLSRLSTRSLIATLIFMAAGFATVFLMRHLLIGQLG from the coding sequence ATGACCATCGATTGGACAGCTTTCACTCCAGGCTCCGCACTCGCAGGGGGACTGCTAATTGGCCTCGCCAGTGCCGCTTTACTCGCCTTCAACGGCCGTATCGCAGGCATTTCCGGCATCATCGGCGGACTGCTTGACCAAACCCAAGGTTCCCTGTGGCGCCTGGCCTTTATCGGGGGACTATTGATAAGCCCTCTTGCATGGAAAATCTTTGCAGTTGTACCCGACATTGATATCCAGGCAGCTTATCCCACCTTAATTGCAGCGGGATTACTGGTGGGCCTGGGCACGCGAATGGCATCCGGTTGCACCAGTGGCCATGGTGTTTGCGGCCTGTCCCGACTCTCCACTCGCTCGCTAATCGCCACCCTGATATTTATGGCTGCGGGCTTCGCGACCGTGTTTCTAATGCGGCACCTCTTGATCGGCCAGCTGGGGTAA
- a CDS encoding DUF6691 family protein, translating to MMKTNFSAFLAGLTFGLGLLLSGMANPEKVLGFLDLAGAWDPSLGLVMFGAIAVGLPLFQLIKRRGQSVWNQPLHLPAGNRIDRRLILGSLLFGAGWGLAGFCPGPAIVASGTGQLKALIFVLAMLAGMALFRRLGVNRIVVAG from the coding sequence ATGATGAAAACCAATTTCAGTGCATTTCTGGCTGGGCTGACTTTTGGCCTGGGATTATTGCTCTCCGGTATGGCCAACCCGGAAAAAGTCCTGGGCTTCCTTGACCTTGCCGGCGCCTGGGACCCATCTCTGGGGCTGGTAATGTTTGGCGCCATCGCTGTAGGACTACCTCTATTCCAGCTCATCAAGCGCCGGGGACAATCTGTTTGGAACCAACCGCTACACCTGCCTGCAGGCAATCGAATTGATCGCCGCTTGATTCTAGGCAGCCTTCTCTTTGGCGCAGGCTGGGGATTGGCGGGTTTTTGCCCCGGACCGGCAATTGTCGCTTCCGGGACCGGGCAGCTTAAAGCTTTGATATTTGTCCTCGCTATGCTCGCAGGTATGGCGCTGTTCCGGCGCCTTGGGGTCAATCGCATCGTCGTCGCTGGGTAA
- a CDS encoding SulP family inorganic anion transporter gives MRLPHLIPPWLRHYQSRWLVGDGVAALLASMMLIPQALAYAALAGLPPYLGLYAGLLPLVGYALFGSSSVLSVGPVAVLALMTASALTPLATPGSPEYISGAILLALLSGILLLLMGFLGLGSLANLLSLPVVEGFVSGAALLIIAGQIAPLLGISSNGDTVLEILISTFNHLPETDREAALLGLIALASLIAARLGLPFLLRKIGVGPARSKLLSRLAPMLIVVIAIVLTTIFHWEKELPVVGVIPDGLPHLTVPSFNLGLIYKLLLPALIIALLGFVESLSIAHSIAQRRGEKLNTNAELRGLGASNILSAFSGGFPVTGSFARTAVNDESGAKTPLSGVIAAVLIALLLLYATKVFTELPICVLAATIIVAAANLINFQGITHHWRYDRTDGLAMAGTFLGVVFFGVETGIALGVGLSFTTLIWRASRPHIAVVGRVPGTEQFRNVLRHTVKTDSEILFLRIDENLFFSNINAIEERLFVEIKRHRNTRHMVLILSSVNRIDSTAIERLLQVNRDLQSRDIQLHLAEVKGAVLDRLGHSKLLQELSGRVFLSPYIAELALRHHQISDSDKPSK, from the coding sequence ATGCGGCTACCCCACCTTATCCCCCCATGGCTTAGACACTACCAGTCACGATGGCTGGTCGGTGACGGTGTTGCCGCCCTTCTGGCCAGTATGATGCTCATCCCACAGGCCCTGGCCTACGCAGCACTAGCCGGCCTCCCCCCCTATTTAGGTCTCTATGCAGGACTGCTTCCCCTGGTCGGATATGCACTGTTTGGCTCGAGCTCGGTGCTGTCAGTAGGCCCTGTAGCCGTTCTCGCGCTAATGACCGCTTCAGCACTCACCCCCTTAGCCACACCGGGAAGTCCCGAGTACATTTCGGGCGCCATACTGCTGGCGCTCTTAAGTGGAATACTCCTGTTATTAATGGGGTTTCTTGGACTTGGCAGCCTAGCAAATCTATTGAGCCTTCCGGTTGTTGAGGGCTTTGTCTCTGGAGCTGCCCTGCTGATTATTGCCGGTCAGATTGCCCCCTTGCTGGGAATATCAAGTAATGGAGATACGGTCCTCGAAATATTAATCAGCACCTTTAACCACCTGCCTGAAACCGATCGAGAAGCTGCCCTGCTGGGATTAATTGCACTCGCCAGCTTGATTGCCGCTCGTTTAGGTTTGCCGTTCTTGCTCAGGAAAATCGGGGTCGGCCCGGCACGATCCAAATTGCTCTCACGATTGGCGCCCATGCTTATCGTGGTAATTGCCATTGTGCTCACCACTATTTTTCACTGGGAGAAAGAGTTACCCGTTGTAGGGGTTATTCCCGATGGGCTACCGCACCTCACGGTTCCCTCTTTTAACCTGGGACTGATTTATAAACTTCTGTTACCCGCCCTGATTATTGCCCTGCTCGGCTTTGTCGAAAGTTTGTCTATTGCTCACTCTATCGCCCAGCGGCGGGGCGAGAAGCTCAACACTAATGCGGAGCTGCGAGGGCTGGGCGCTTCCAATATTCTCAGTGCATTTTCAGGGGGATTCCCAGTAACCGGTAGTTTTGCGCGAACAGCAGTCAATGATGAGAGTGGGGCAAAAACACCCCTCAGCGGCGTGATAGCAGCGGTGCTAATCGCCCTGCTCCTTCTCTATGCCACTAAAGTCTTTACCGAACTGCCAATCTGCGTGCTAGCGGCCACTATCATTGTTGCAGCCGCAAACCTGATCAACTTCCAGGGTATCACCCACCACTGGCGCTACGACCGCACCGATGGATTAGCCATGGCTGGTACATTTCTAGGGGTAGTATTTTTTGGAGTGGAAACCGGGATTGCCTTGGGTGTCGGGCTCTCATTCACCACATTGATCTGGAGAGCCAGCCGGCCGCATATCGCAGTAGTGGGACGCGTGCCCGGTACGGAGCAATTCCGCAATGTGCTTCGCCATACAGTGAAAACCGATTCCGAGATTTTGTTCCTGCGTATTGATGAGAACCTGTTCTTTAGCAATATCAATGCGATTGAGGAGCGTCTTTTTGTAGAGATAAAGCGGCACCGCAATACCCGCCACATGGTTCTTATTTTGTCGTCCGTTAATCGTATCGACAGCACTGCCATTGAGCGTCTGCTACAGGTAAACAGGGATTTACAGAGTCGAGATATCCAGCTACACCTGGCAGAGGTGAAGGGTGCGGTATTGGATCGGCTGGGCCACTCCAAGCTGTTGCAGGAATTGAGCGGGCGAGTGTTTCTCTCCCCCTATATTGCTGAGCTTGCACTGCGCCACCACCAGATTTCTGATAGTGACAAGCCGTCTAAATAA
- a CDS encoding ATP-dependent helicase yields the protein MGGNNLTSEQQAIAGHTGGHAKIIAVAGSGKTTALLHYIKNRLDVGIAPERLLVLMYNRSAREDFDRRIRQLAEGPIPAVHTFHSVGYRLYQRMIANDHIAAANLTPLPQSTIQLQIWKAIEECAPTHELEEIRARKQSEIEAAEFFIDYTKTILSGDLSAFQELKLGDEYMYFLQVFRTFEAWRRSQNAVTYADLIYDPAMLLSMDEEIAEQYGSYYEDILVDEYQDINEIQHFLLRVLYGKSGNVIAIGDPDQTIYEWRGSKPDFLLTFFDGDFPPSNVYQLSRTFRYGHQLSLAANHFIENNRDRADIFCVSANEDQQTEIELVKTDKEGRWLVEHLRRCQKQGQSLRNIAVLVRLWSIAAPIELALLANNIPYRSASRNTVLSRRELRPLFWSLNIASGRFTELPSKRRQQGLYEWLTAPHVRIPRKVLEPICSTLAALDKGWGKQLIALLPENLSKPQTKRLRQRADLLTQIENWRGHAGELLRRHIGELELLSGIADDAFTRQQGEERQQTILAFCKYLDTLKQPPTEALAHLQELQRQHREGEQTESDAIQITTMHQAKGLEWEQVIIPTLTQHNMPYQPQRDFNTPASLESERRLMYVAMTRAKSKLFLLAPVENSKKNDPEASQPSLFINEMQLPLSKLMADSLRERPEKIDTDVPVSRQALHYLEACNYNPNISAPRAPMRKPEPGEGLRHRKLGYGRVLGWEDKRIEVLFSDGKTRRFDWETLSQYLM from the coding sequence ATGGGCGGGAATAATCTTACCTCTGAACAACAGGCAATTGCAGGCCACACCGGTGGTCACGCCAAGATCATCGCCGTTGCCGGCTCCGGCAAAACTACCGCCCTGCTGCATTATATAAAGAATCGTCTGGATGTAGGTATCGCCCCCGAGCGACTGCTGGTATTGATGTACAACCGCAGTGCGCGAGAGGACTTCGATCGCCGCATCCGGCAACTGGCCGAGGGCCCAATACCAGCAGTACATACCTTTCACAGTGTCGGATATCGTTTGTACCAGCGCATGATCGCCAATGATCATATCGCCGCTGCCAACCTCACCCCCCTGCCTCAGTCCACAATCCAGTTACAAATCTGGAAGGCTATCGAGGAATGCGCCCCTACTCACGAGCTTGAAGAGATTAGAGCGCGTAAGCAATCTGAGATTGAGGCCGCTGAATTCTTTATCGACTACACCAAAACCATTTTGTCAGGAGACCTCAGCGCATTTCAGGAACTGAAACTCGGTGATGAATACATGTATTTTTTACAGGTATTCCGCACTTTTGAGGCTTGGCGACGCAGCCAGAATGCGGTCACCTATGCCGACCTGATTTACGACCCCGCCATGCTGCTCAGCATGGATGAGGAAATAGCCGAGCAGTACGGCAGCTATTACGAAGATATCCTGGTGGACGAATACCAGGATATCAATGAGATACAACACTTTTTATTGCGAGTTCTCTACGGAAAATCTGGCAACGTAATCGCGATTGGCGACCCAGACCAGACAATTTACGAGTGGCGCGGCTCCAAACCTGATTTCCTGCTCACATTTTTCGATGGGGATTTCCCCCCCTCAAATGTCTACCAGCTAAGCCGCACTTTCCGCTACGGCCACCAGTTATCCCTCGCCGCCAACCACTTTATTGAGAACAATCGCGATCGCGCCGATATATTCTGTGTTTCCGCCAATGAAGATCAGCAAACAGAAATCGAGCTGGTAAAAACCGATAAAGAGGGGCGCTGGCTTGTAGAGCACCTGCGCCGATGCCAGAAGCAAGGCCAATCTCTCAGGAATATCGCCGTATTGGTGCGCCTGTGGTCAATAGCAGCCCCTATTGAACTGGCGCTGCTGGCCAATAATATTCCGTACCGGTCGGCAAGCCGCAACACCGTCCTTTCGCGCCGGGAGCTGCGCCCCTTGTTTTGGAGCCTAAATATTGCCTCCGGTCGGTTCACTGAACTCCCATCCAAGCGTCGACAGCAGGGCCTTTATGAATGGCTGACAGCTCCTCATGTACGTATTCCCCGTAAAGTATTGGAGCCTATTTGCTCTACCCTGGCAGCCCTGGACAAGGGGTGGGGCAAGCAGCTGATTGCCCTGCTACCTGAAAACCTGAGCAAACCCCAGACTAAACGCCTGCGCCAGCGGGCAGACCTTCTTACCCAGATCGAGAACTGGCGTGGCCATGCCGGAGAGTTGCTGCGTCGCCATATCGGTGAGCTGGAACTTCTCAGCGGAATCGCCGACGACGCCTTTACCCGCCAACAAGGAGAGGAGAGGCAACAAACCATCCTCGCTTTCTGTAAATACCTGGACACACTGAAGCAGCCTCCCACCGAAGCCCTGGCACATCTACAAGAGCTGCAACGCCAACACCGGGAGGGTGAACAAACCGAATCGGATGCTATACAAATAACAACTATGCACCAGGCTAAAGGTTTGGAGTGGGAACAAGTGATTATCCCCACACTCACCCAGCACAATATGCCCTATCAACCCCAACGTGACTTCAACACACCCGCGTCACTGGAGAGCGAACGCCGCTTGATGTACGTGGCGATGACCCGAGCCAAGTCAAAACTCTTCTTGTTGGCCCCTGTAGAAAACTCCAAAAAGAATGATCCAGAGGCTTCACAACCTTCATTATTTATTAATGAAATGCAGCTTCCTTTAAGTAAATTGATGGCAGACTCCCTAAGGGAGCGCCCGGAAAAAATCGACACCGATGTACCGGTATCGCGCCAAGCGCTCCACTATTTAGAAGCTTGCAATTACAACCCCAATATCAGTGCACCCCGGGCGCCAATGCGAAAACCCGAACCTGGTGAGGGGCTGCGCCATAGAAAACTTGGTTATGGAAGGGTTTTGGGATGGGAAGACAAGCGTATCGAGGTTTTATTTAGTGACGGTAAGACTCGACGCTTTGATTGGGAGACTTTGTCACAATATCTGATGTAG
- a CDS encoding DUF1993 family protein translates to MIKRVLQPWISHSHNIHQYRLPNLLFHISMFYAIARHCGVTLSKGDFDGFHSYPAEFNFT, encoded by the coding sequence ATGATAAAGCGGGTTTTACAACCGTGGATCTCCCACAGCCACAATATCCATCAATATAGACTTCCAAACTTACTATTTCATATAAGCATGTTTTATGCAATCGCACGCCACTGCGGTGTAACCCTTAGCAAAGGTGATTTTGATGGGTTCCACAGTTATCCGGCTGAATTTAATTTTACGTAA
- a CDS encoding porin family protein encodes MKISKLLLVPLALTISNASLAEKNPFYIGFGLGYYDLDGQKARSGHYLDGQRFGDQTNSLNIYLGYNFNPYFSVEAAYSNFGSAQDEYLSPVTYYDEWEEKYINTYVEDDETLEVSSFQLNGVAHYPVLEKLTLSANLGISYTRVDSEFRPVSTWWSLISPVERYSEKDVDLTYGLGAKYDFTDKFSGKLQWKTIDNDIVAVNGFDLSLEARF; translated from the coding sequence ATGAAAATCTCTAAACTATTATTAGTTCCCTTAGCTCTAACAATCTCTAATGCCTCTTTAGCAGAAAAAAACCCGTTCTATATCGGGTTTGGCCTAGGCTACTATGACCTCGATGGCCAGAAAGCCCGATCCGGCCACTACCTTGACGGACAGCGCTTCGGCGATCAAACAAATTCTTTAAATATTTATCTCGGCTATAATTTTAACCCTTACTTCTCTGTAGAAGCTGCATACAGCAACTTTGGCAGTGCCCAGGATGAGTATCTCTCCCCGGTCACCTATTATGACGAGTGGGAAGAAAAATACATAAACACCTATGTCGAGGATGACGAAACCCTTGAAGTCAGCAGTTTTCAGCTGAACGGTGTGGCTCACTACCCAGTTCTCGAAAAACTGACCTTGAGTGCGAACCTTGGTATTTCCTATACCAGAGTCGATAGTGAGTTCAGACCTGTATCTACTTGGTGGTCACTTATATCCCCAGTTGAGAGGTACAGCGAAAAAGATGTGGATCTAACTTACGGCCTTGGTGCTAAATATGACTTTACCGATAAATTCTCAGGAAAGCTTCAGTGGAAGACAATCGATAACGACATCGTAGCCGTTAACGGGTTTGACCTATCACTGGAAGCCCGCTTCTAA
- a CDS encoding right-handed parallel beta-helix repeat-containing protein: MGITNQDIYKQLALVLALSASTEVLAVECGDTISKPTTLTQDLSCELSTANPVALTIVGPLGSLNMAGFELGCVSLDPTQTEFYAVEFQGTSAILSNGQLTNCTNGIITSSSGFHSISNIVIDNAQRNAILLFGDGNTIINVDITGPATSTIFDGIEVFGDYNVISRSSVLGGGDEGIEILGDYNNISFTTVSGFSEDGFEVDGNFTFISNSIIENNVETGAILNGNFTHMSQNSVTGNGQAGINLSGASNSTIADNIVANNGLLALSDNGGIIVTDPDSMDNRIIGNTLTGNQQFDLADPFDPTCSGTNLWKGNQFTTSNPTCLE, encoded by the coding sequence ATGGGTATCACCAATCAAGACATATACAAACAGTTGGCATTGGTCCTGGCGCTAAGCGCATCCACAGAAGTCCTGGCGGTGGAGTGCGGTGACACAATATCCAAGCCCACCACTTTAACCCAGGACCTCAGCTGCGAGTTGAGCACTGCGAATCCAGTTGCGCTCACGATTGTTGGCCCGTTAGGCAGCTTGAATATGGCAGGATTTGAACTTGGCTGCGTATCCCTTGACCCCACGCAGACGGAATTCTATGCAGTAGAGTTTCAGGGGACCTCTGCAATACTAAGTAACGGCCAATTGACCAACTGCACAAACGGAATCATCACTTCTAGTTCCGGCTTTCACTCTATATCTAATATCGTAATAGATAACGCTCAGAGAAATGCTATTTTGCTTTTTGGCGATGGTAACACCATCATCAATGTCGATATTACAGGCCCAGCGACCTCTACAATATTTGACGGTATTGAAGTTTTTGGCGATTACAACGTGATTAGCCGCAGCTCGGTACTGGGTGGCGGGGATGAAGGGATTGAAATCCTGGGAGACTACAACAATATATCATTTACTACCGTCTCAGGATTTAGTGAAGATGGCTTCGAAGTTGACGGCAACTTCACCTTCATATCCAACAGTATTATTGAAAATAATGTTGAGACTGGAGCTATATTAAACGGTAACTTTACCCACATGTCTCAAAACAGTGTGACGGGAAATGGGCAGGCTGGTATTAACCTGAGTGGAGCTTCGAACAGCACAATTGCAGACAACATCGTGGCAAATAATGGACTCTTAGCGCTATCGGACAATGGCGGTATCATCGTTACCGATCCGGACAGTATGGACAATCGGATTATCGGCAATACACTAACCGGAAACCAACAGTTCGATCTCGCTGACCCCTTTGACCCAACCTGTAGCGGGACGAACCTCTGGAAAGGCAACCAGTTCACAACTTCAAATCCAACGTGCTTGGAGTAG
- a CDS encoding GyrI-like domain-containing protein translates to MSYIESNLDDDLDTSTLCQVANLSKYQFHRQCSLFFGLPVMNLVRILRLKRAVHQLVYRDNLQILEIALSNGFESHEDFSPSFKKYFGLTPSNFRQNPDWGKWHSNYRKVKELRDNTMTTRTDLQVTLKEFHRTTITVPEHRGCPSRIGSSIKRFINWRKRIELSPPESRTFNIIYNDPESVPPDQYKMDIGCIIDPSIEIEDKEIKKKMIPQGACAVIRHLGSDDYLGSAVNFLYQEWLEISGYTLRDFPLFFERIKFFPDSYESKAITDVYLPIE, encoded by the coding sequence TTGAGTTATATCGAATCTAATCTTGATGACGATCTCGATACAAGTACTCTTTGCCAGGTCGCAAACCTGTCCAAGTATCAATTTCATCGTCAATGCTCACTATTTTTTGGCCTACCCGTTATGAACCTGGTACGAATCCTAAGACTAAAACGAGCTGTACACCAACTTGTCTATCGAGATAATCTCCAGATATTAGAGATCGCACTGAGCAATGGCTTTGAAAGCCATGAAGATTTTTCACCATCATTCAAGAAATACTTTGGATTAACCCCATCAAACTTCAGGCAAAATCCAGATTGGGGAAAATGGCACTCTAACTACCGGAAAGTAAAGGAGCTTAGAGATAATACCATGACAACGAGGACAGACCTCCAAGTGACCCTTAAGGAGTTTCACAGGACAACAATTACTGTCCCGGAGCATCGCGGGTGCCCATCTCGAATAGGTTCCAGTATCAAGCGATTTATCAACTGGCGAAAGCGGATCGAGCTCTCCCCACCAGAAAGTAGAACATTCAACATTATTTACAATGATCCAGAATCTGTGCCCCCTGATCAATACAAAATGGACATAGGCTGTATTATTGATCCCTCCATCGAAATTGAAGATAAAGAGATCAAAAAGAAAATGATCCCCCAAGGAGCTTGTGCAGTGATAAGGCACCTGGGTAGTGATGACTACCTGGGCAGCGCGGTTAATTTTCTGTACCAAGAGTGGCTGGAAATATCTGGCTATACCCTCAGAGACTTCCCACTATTCTTCGAACGCATTAAGTTTTTTCCTGATTCCTATGAGAGCAAGGCTATCACAGACGTTTACCTTCCCATTGAATAG
- a CDS encoding patatin-like phospholipase family protein — translation MILEYIIIVSILVTMTIITYAYLYNYFLTVSMTFDKSPVDDAKATERDNIDEKDTINILVVDGGGIRGLIPLYVIKHLEKQLGQPIDKFFDVFSGVSTGAVIVTALNVPSSHILKSHGVINSKADLLIDLYKSESDYLFSTPWYHKLLTGCGLFSPKYLGHRLHSVMEKHFSRELNFTDLKKYVIIPSLNMHTGELHLFKNRGEDVNELPTNSLYQLVTAAVSGVTLFPPVDFMAQGKGERSGYFVDAGISANNPASIALLDIIREYPDKNYYVLILGSGTPPLESSRTSYKKLKNWGKLRWASDAIKSVQRSMDSQQLNTLEIAKLVGGDVKVTYNYLNVEVSDPHIGLFEYKEINDLQIHSDRLIKKNEDAIKQVIDHLCTAQA, via the coding sequence ATGATTCTCGAATATATCATCATCGTTTCCATATTAGTTACCATGACTATCATTACTTATGCCTATCTGTATAACTACTTCCTGACAGTAAGTATGACTTTTGATAAGTCCCCAGTAGACGATGCGAAAGCCACCGAACGCGATAATATAGATGAGAAAGATACGATTAATATCCTTGTAGTCGACGGTGGTGGTATTAGGGGCTTGATTCCCCTCTACGTCATCAAACATCTGGAAAAGCAACTCGGCCAGCCCATTGACAAATTTTTCGATGTGTTCAGTGGTGTATCAACAGGTGCTGTGATTGTAACAGCCTTGAATGTTCCATCCAGCCATATTTTGAAAAGTCACGGCGTTATCAATTCAAAAGCAGACTTGCTTATTGACCTCTACAAATCCGAGAGTGACTATCTATTTTCCACTCCTTGGTATCACAAGCTTTTAACTGGATGCGGCCTTTTTTCTCCTAAGTACCTTGGGCATAGACTGCATTCTGTCATGGAGAAACACTTCTCTCGAGAGCTTAACTTCACTGATCTGAAGAAATACGTGATTATTCCTTCTCTCAACATGCATACCGGTGAACTACACCTCTTTAAAAACCGTGGTGAAGATGTCAATGAACTTCCGACTAACAGCCTCTACCAGTTAGTTACGGCCGCTGTTAGCGGGGTTACCTTATTCCCGCCAGTAGACTTTATGGCACAAGGTAAAGGTGAGCGCAGTGGATACTTTGTTGATGCTGGTATCTCAGCGAATAATCCCGCCAGTATTGCCTTGCTGGATATCATTAGAGAGTATCCGGATAAGAACTACTATGTACTTATTCTTGGTTCAGGAACCCCACCTCTGGAAAGTTCAAGGACTAGCTATAAAAAATTGAAAAACTGGGGAAAGCTCCGTTGGGCCTCAGATGCCATCAAAAGTGTTCAGCGATCAATGGACAGTCAGCAATTGAATACTCTTGAAATCGCTAAATTAGTTGGTGGAGATGTAAAGGTTACATATAACTACTTGAATGTAGAGGTTTCCGATCCACATATTGGACTATTCGAGTACAAGGAAATTAATGATCTGCAAATTCACTCCGACAGACTTATTAAGAAAAATGAGGACGCGATTAAGCAAGTTATTGATCATCTTTGTACAGCACAAGCATAA
- a CDS encoding MOSC domain-containing protein: MQKINNSFMKLVSINVSKKQIAEYKGKPVSTGIFKKPLQGKVYVGKRNINGDEQADLKHHGGIDMAVYAFSYDHYPYWEKLLGRNDLKYGIFGENLTVKGLVEEKTFIGDQFRIGSSILEVSQPRIPCFKLAMALDDDSAPKLFTSSFNTGVYFRVIEEGHITKDDLFKKIMQPPNSVSVRSLFRAMYDKAYIEAGQVLEVASQLTTLSQEWREKAKSRLIRLK, encoded by the coding sequence ATGCAGAAAATAAATAACTCATTTATGAAGCTAGTTTCCATAAACGTATCCAAGAAACAAATAGCCGAGTACAAAGGAAAGCCTGTCTCAACGGGTATCTTTAAAAAGCCTTTACAGGGGAAAGTTTATGTAGGCAAAAGAAATATTAATGGGGATGAACAGGCAGACCTAAAGCATCATGGCGGCATAGATATGGCCGTATACGCTTTCTCCTATGACCACTACCCTTACTGGGAAAAGCTTTTAGGCAGAAATGATCTCAAATATGGCATCTTTGGTGAAAACCTGACAGTGAAAGGCCTAGTAGAAGAGAAAACTTTTATTGGCGATCAATTCCGAATAGGTAGCAGTATTTTAGAGGTCAGCCAGCCCAGAATTCCCTGCTTCAAACTCGCTATGGCTCTTGATGACGATTCTGCCCCAAAGCTGTTTACGAGTAGTTTCAATACCGGCGTATATTTCAGAGTTATTGAAGAGGGACACATTACAAAGGATGATTTATTCAAAAAAATCATGCAACCTCCCAACTCTGTCAGCGTTCGTTCCCTATTTCGGGCCATGTACGATAAAGCATATATTGAAGCGGGACAGGTACTTGAAGTGGCAAGCCAGTTAACAACTCTTTCGCAAGAGTGGAGAGAGAAAGCTAAGAGTCGACTTATAAGGCTCAAGTAA